The Candidatus Neomarinimicrobiota bacterium genome includes the window TCTCGGATATCCATTTCTAAAAAAGACCATCAGCAGTACTCTCGATAGAATTGGAAATCTGGAATTCGAGATCATTCCTATTCGAAATGAGTGGCTGGGTGCAGACCTGGTGACCGTGACCGGATTGTTGCCAGCTCGTGATATTGTTACTCAACTTCGATCAGTAGTCAAAGCAGACGCGATCTATCTTTCCTATCGCATGTTCAGCGAAGATGGTGTTACACTGGATGATCACACTCGCGAAGAGATGGAGCAAAAGCTGGGCATCCCCGTGTATATTCACCATGAAGATATGTTGGAGATCCTGAAACCATGGATGTAGGCATAAATTGCGGATTGTGTGCACATTTTTTTTCAAGTTGTCCTGTAAATATTTATAAGTAAACGGATCATTATGACCAATTCTACACTTCCTCAAACAACTACCAAAATGAGATTGCCAGTTGTTGCTATCGTGGGACGACCCAATGTTGGAAAATCCACTCTTTTCAATCGAATTGTTGGTAAACGACTATCCATCGTTCATGAACGTGAAGGTGTCACCCGTGACCGCATGGCCATTGAAACTGACTGGGCCGGGTATTCATTTTTTCTGGTTGATACGGGTGGCTATATTCCCAAGAGTGAGGACATCATTGATAGGGAGGTTCGGAAGCAGGCTATTATCGCAATCGATGAAGCTGACGTAATCATGTTAATGGTTGATTCCATGGTCGGCATTACCTGGGAAGATGAAGAAATTGTCAAACGCGCCAGACGCTCGAAAAAACCTCTGGTGCTCCTGGCTAACAAAGCCGACAATAACGAACTTGAGAACCAAACTCATGTATTCTATCAATTGGGTTTGGGAGAAGTTTTTCCTGTCAGTGCTCTAAATGGTCGTAGCATTGGGGATGCTCTGGATAAGGTTGTCTCCACTTTCGAGGAAATTCAGATCGAAGAGAAAGTGGATGAGAATGTGATCCGCTTTGCAATTGTCGGCATGCCCAATGCTGGTAAATCCAGTCTTACCAATGCGCTCCTGGGTGAAGAGCGCCAAATTGTTACTGATATTCCAGGGACAACCAGGGATTCCATCAATACAAGTTTCAAATATTATGATCAAACTTATGAAATGATCGACACAGCTGGTTTGCGACGCAAGGCCAAAGT containing:
- the der gene encoding ribosome biogenesis GTPase Der; this translates as MTNSTLPQTTTKMRLPVVAIVGRPNVGKSTLFNRIVGKRLSIVHEREGVTRDRMAIETDWAGYSFFLVDTGGYIPKSEDIIDREVRKQAIIAIDEADVIMLMVDSMVGITWEDEEIVKRARRSKKPLVLLANKADNNELENQTHVFYQLGLGEVFPVSALNGRSIGDALDKVVSTFEEIQIEEKVDENVIRFAIVGMPNAGKSSLTNALLGEERQIVTDIPGTTRDSINTSFKYYDQTYEMIDTAGLRRKAKVSDSLEYYSSIRTQQAIKSADVVIVLIDAEKGFVSHDARVMEEVISAGKGLIVGVNKWDLIKKSTNTMRDMKQAMVDDMYALRHYPIQFISILERRRMFKLVDLVKQIHEEQQKRIQTRQLNLFLEDVVARLQPAAPRGKEIKLNYCSQVAVEPPVIVIFTNHPDLIKTAYKRYIENRFRELFGFEGVPVRIAFRKK